The sequence TGTTCGTTGATCAGAGGATAGCTCACAGTGACGACAACCCGAGCGCGGCCGCAGCCAAATGGGATGAACTGGACAGGGCCATAGATGCCATAGGCGATCTGTGGAATCTGGCATCCCTCTTACTGACAGATTCCACGAGACCGTGCCATGTACCCGTGTTGGGGGGCGACCCAGACTGGGAATGGGCGCTCAGGGAACCGTGGGCGTTCGACAACCGCGTGAGCGGGGATACATAGCTATCCCGCCCGTCCGCGAACGAGTCCAGTTGGCGGGCGGGGCGCCCCTGCAATCCATCACATCGCCGCGTCCCCGGGGACAACCCCGTGACCAGCTCCTCACGCAAGACCTCGACGCCCGGCCGCGGCGCTGCTCGCTTGGGTTTTCCGAGTCATGAGCCACAACGCCCTTCGTCGAAAAGGGACCGTGCTCGAAGGCCTACTCCATCTCTTGCGTGAAGCAATGGTTCAAGCATGCACCAGCCTGGCCATTTCCGGGCGCGACCTTCGCAAGGTCGCGACTGTTCGCGGGCTCATTGAGCGCGCGCCCGTGAATATGAGAATGGCGTAGCGCCGCCGAGGAACCGCGCGCCGGCCGTCGAAGATCCTCGCAGGGAGGGCGCCATGGCCGACAAACCGGCCGGGGCCGGGCCGAGTTCCGGCGAGGGCGAGCTGACCGAGGCGCAGCAGCGCAAGCTCCTGCGGCTGGCGCGGCGCGCGATCGAGCAGTACGTGCGCAACCGCGTTGTCGTCAAGGCAACGGAGGACGACCCGCGCCTGACACAGCCCCGAGGCGTGTTTGTGACGCTGCGCCACGGGAAGGCGCTGCGCGGCTGCATCGGCGACCTCGAGGGAAGCAAGCCGTTGTACCTCAATGTGCGGGACAAGGCGATCGCGTCGGCGACCCAGGATTTCCGCTTCGAGCCGGTGCGCGGCGAGGAGATCGCCGCCCTCGACCTCGAGATCTCGGTGCTGTCGCCGCTGCAGCAAGTGGAGGATCCCTCGACGCTGGTGGCTGGCAAGCACGGCGTGATGGTGTCCCAGGGCAGCCGCGCCGGGGTCTATCTGCCCCAAGTGGCGACCGAGCAGAGATGGAGTTGCGAGGAAATGTTGAACCACCTGTGCGAATCCAAGGCGGGCCTGCCCGCCGACGCCTGGCGCATGGGTGCCGAGCTCCACTGCTTTACCGCCCAGGTCTTCGGCGAAAAAGAGCTGGGGCGCTGACTTTCCCCGGTTGACGCCATGCTCGTGCTCCCGCCTTCGCGGGCCGCAAGGAAAGCCCGCGCATTGTCCGAACCACCACACATCAGGTGCTTGCGCGGACGGCGCTCCTGCGGTAATATGCGACTTGGCGCGGGAGGTGCTCTGCTGAAGAGCGGGCCAAGTGGATGGAAGACCCGCCGCGCGCATCGGCGCCGACATAGAGACGCCAACCAGTCGCCTCCACATTAGCACCCCGCGCCATCTTCTTTTTCCTTTCGGGCACAGGCTGCGCCCGCCCGCGACCTCACCCGCTTGCCGTCCCCAGATGGGCCGTGCAGTGGCGGCGGCGTAGGCGCGGCGATGCTGGCGTTTACGTCCGCCGCGCCCCGCGCTATACTGAAGCCGTGGCAACCCGTCCCCACGATCACGACGGCTGCGCGCCACCTTCATTGCCGGGGCCGGCGGTGCGCCTGGCGACGCTCGGGTGCAAGGTCAACCAGGCGGATTCGGACGAGCTGGCGCGGGAACTGATTCGGCGCGGGTATCGCATCGCCGCCCCCGGCGAGGCGCCTGCCGCCTGCGTCATCAACACCTGCACCGTCACCCATGTCGCCGACGCCAAGGCGCGCAAGCTCATCCGGCGCCTGGCGCGCGACCACCCCGGCGCAGCGGTCATCGTCACCGGATGTGGGGCGAAAGCCGCTGCCGACATCCCCGGGGTCAGCCGGGTGGTGGCGAACAGCGCGAAGCACGGCCTGCCGGAGGTCGTCTCCGACCTGTTGAGCGCGAAGGAACGCTTGTCACTCCGACGGAGTTACGCGACCGAGGAATCCCCTATCGGGGGTGCGCTGCAGGTAGGGGATTCCTCGCTGACGCTCGGAATGACAGTAGCGACTGCCCCCCGGCCTTCCCGGCCGGGCTCCATGCGCGCGTTCGTCAAGGCGCAGGACGGATGCGACCATCGCTGCTCCTACTGCATCGTGCCCGACGCGCGCGGGGCGATGCGCTCGCGGCCGGTGGATGAAGTCCTGACAGAGATGCGTGCGTTAGCCGCTGCCGGCGCGCGCGAGGTGGTCATTTGCGGCATCCGCCTTGGCGCCTACGGCGAGGAGCCGGCCGGTCGCGCCCTGGCGCAGCTTCTGCGCGCGGCCCGCGAGGTCCCGCTCGCGCGCCTGCGGCTGAGCTCCGTCGAGCCGTGGGACGTGGGCGCCGGGTTGATCGAGGAACTCGCCGATCATCCCACCTTATGCCCGCACCTGCACTTGCCGCTGCAGTCCGGCGACGACGACCTGCTGCGCGCCATGGGCCGGCCCTATGTCTTTGCCGACTACCGGAGCCTGGTGGAGCGGCTCCGGGGCCTGATGCCCGACATCGCCGTCAGCACCGATCTCATGGTCGGCTTCCCCGGCGAGTCGGAGGCGGCGTTCGACCATACTTGCCGCGCCGTCGCCGACATCGGGTTCGCGCGCGCGCACGTCTTCCGCTACTCGCGGCGACCGGGGACGCGCGCGGCGGCGATGAGCGCCCAGGTGGCCGCGCCGGTCAAGGCCGCCCGCGCCGCGCGGCTGGCGCAGGTCGCCGGG comes from Armatimonadota bacterium and encodes:
- the amrA gene encoding AmmeMemoRadiSam system protein A, producing MADKPAGAGPSSGEGELTEAQQRKLLRLARRAIEQYVRNRVVVKATEDDPRLTQPRGVFVTLRHGKALRGCIGDLEGSKPLYLNVRDKAIASATQDFRFEPVRGEEIAALDLEISVLSPLQQVEDPSTLVAGKHGVMVSQGSRAGVYLPQVATEQRWSCEEMLNHLCESKAGLPADAWRMGAELHCFTAQVFGEKELGR
- the mtaB gene encoding tRNA (N(6)-L-threonylcarbamoyladenosine(37)-C(2))-methylthiotransferase MtaB; translated protein: MATRPHDHDGCAPPSLPGPAVRLATLGCKVNQADSDELARELIRRGYRIAAPGEAPAACVINTCTVTHVADAKARKLIRRLARDHPGAAVIVTGCGAKAAADIPGVSRVVANSAKHGLPEVVSDLLSAKERLSLRRSYATEESPIGGALQVGDSSLTLGMTVATAPRPSRPGSMRAFVKAQDGCDHRCSYCIVPDARGAMRSRPVDEVLTEMRALAAAGAREVVICGIRLGAYGEEPAGRALAQLLRAAREVPLARLRLSSVEPWDVGAGLIEELADHPTLCPHLHLPLQSGDDDLLRAMGRPYVFADYRSLVERLRGLMPDIAVSTDLMVGFPGESEAAFDHTCRAVADIGFARAHVFRYSRRPGTRAAAMSAQVAAPVKAARAARLAQVAGEAARRYAQRFVGRPVPVLFEECAGGLCSGLSDTYLPVRAPGETSLVGAVAGVAVLRVESNGIAGRVVERSAIANPR